Part of the Natrialbaceae archaeon AArc-T1-2 genome, GCGTTGCCGGCGTTGATCTCCTCCCAGAACCCGCGGGCGAAGTATCCCCGCGAGAGGTGTTGCCAGAGCGGGGCCCACGCCGACACGAGGAAGTGCCAGGCGTAGGCGTGAGCCGTCTCCGTGTTCTGGGTGTTCGCCCACGAGCCGACCGGCAAGTGAAAGTCACACGCGTAGTAGGCACCGTCGTTGACTAACTCGTTGGGGATCACCGTCTGGGTGAGCATCACCCAGATGCCGCCCTGTATCGCGGCAGGCGTGCAGTTGAACGGGTGCCACCCCCACTTGTTCGCACCCTCGAAAGACACCTGAAACGTCCCGTCTTCCCGAACGTGGAGTTCCGAGGGGGCGTGCATGAGGTGATTCTCGTTCGCGTATTCTCGTGTGACGTTCTCCTGGCCCTCATAGAGGGCGTCGACGAACGAAACGCCACGATAGGTGCCAGGGAGCATCGTCCGTTTGATGCGACTCCTGAACCCGCGGCGACCGTCCTCGACGGCCTCACGGGAGAGTTGCTTGAACGTATCGACGCCGTGTTTGGCTATCATCTCCTTGACGGAGTGTCGTATCATCAGACAGCCTGTCATCCGGGTTCGTTCGTCGAGTTTCAGGAAGTTCGGCGTTCGCGTCTTGGCTGGATACTCTTTCTTCCAGGAGTTGTACAGTTCGAAGTTCTCGCCGATCTTTCGGGCCGTGTAGTAGGCGCCGTCGCCGAACCGGGAGGCCTGCGAGACGTTCATGCTCCCCGGACCGATCGCACCGGTATCGATGACGTGGTTGACACCGCCGACCCAGGCGACGAGTTCCCCCTCGTGGAAGATCGGAATGATCGTCATGAGATCACACGGGTGGACGTCGCCGACGTGGGGGTCGTTGTTGACGAAGACGTCTCCGGGCTCGATGCCGGGATTCTCTTCGTAATCGTGGTTGATCATGAACTTGATCGCTTCGCTCATCGTGTGGACGTGCACGATGATTCCCGTCGAGACGGCGATCGAGTCGCCCTCTGGCGTGAAGAGGCCATAACAGAGCTCACCCTCCTGCTCGACGATCGGCGTCGCGGAGACCTCTTTCGACGTTTCGCGTGCCGTAACGAGGTCGCCACGGAGCCGTGAGTACAGCTGCTCGAAACGGATCGGGTCTTCCTCTTTCAACGCCAGCTCCGACAGACCACAGTAGTGACCAGTCGCCGCCGTCTTGTCCTCGAGCTGTGCGATCTGCTCGCGGAGCGTCTTTCCGTTCCAGCCGATTCCTTCACCACGCTGGCGCTTCTCGCGCACTCGTTGTTTTTCACGCTTTGCTTCGGCGCGTCGTTTCTCGGTTCGATCGGACGAGTTCATGGATTGTCGTCTGCTGCTGGATTTGTGCGAACGGCGGGTACTCGAGGGAGTCCGGGCGGGCTAGGCGTCATATTCGAGTTCCTCGAGAATGATGACGTGGTCGCCGACCACGAAGTCACCCGAGATCGTTTCGTGGAGCAGAATCGACTGGGTGAGGTCGTCGATCCGTGCCTTGCCGGTCAGCGTTCGTTCAGTGATCTCGATGCAGATTCGGTTCGCGTCGGATTCGGTCGCAAACCCGACGAGTTCGGACACGTCGTATCCGTCCGGCAGACAGCTGATCGTGTAATCGACGTCGTAGTTGATCATGGGTTTTGTCTCCTGTATTAACGAACCGAGACACCGCACGGTCGGCACCCGGACGAAGTGAATCGTTTCGCCAGCACCCACGACCGAGCCGAGGACCTCCCTGACAGCGGATTGTTTGTCGGCCGATTTGAGCAGGACGATGGTTGTCATTCTTGTGGTCCGAAAAGTAGTGCACAGAAGTTGTGTTCGACACGACGGAGACGCGCGCTCAGCGTCGACCTGCTGATATCCAGTTCGTTCGCGATTTCCTCCGCCGTCACCTCCTGGGGCACCTTGAAATACCCCATCTGGTAGGCCGTTTCCAGGACCTCTAGCTGTTCGCTGGACAACTTCCCCGACAGGCTCTGTTTGATCTTGTTGCCCCCGAGTGGAAACCCGAGGCGGTCGGTCTGGGTCGTCCCCATCAACTCGAGGGAGCCGTGTTCGTCTTCGATCGCGGTCGCAACGTGTTTGAGGTGAGTCCAGTCCTGGACCGACGCCACGACCTCGAGGTGAGCGTTCTTCCCGACGATCCGGTGTGGAATCGCCCGGTTTTCCGTCAGAAGCGACAGCACGGATGCATCCGAAAGGCCGACCAT contains:
- a CDS encoding hydantoinase B/oxoprolinase family protein; translated protein: MNSSDRTEKRRAEAKREKQRVREKRQRGEGIGWNGKTLREQIAQLEDKTAATGHYCGLSELALKEEDPIRFEQLYSRLRGDLVTARETSKEVSATPIVEQEGELCYGLFTPEGDSIAVSTGIIVHVHTMSEAIKFMINHDYEENPGIEPGDVFVNNDPHVGDVHPCDLMTIIPIFHEGELVAWVGGVNHVIDTGAIGPGSMNVSQASRFGDGAYYTARKIGENFELYNSWKKEYPAKTRTPNFLKLDERTRMTGCLMIRHSVKEMIAKHGVDTFKQLSREAVEDGRRGFRSRIKRTMLPGTYRGVSFVDALYEGQENVTREYANENHLMHAPSELHVREDGTFQVSFEGANKWGWHPFNCTPAAIQGGIWVMLTQTVIPNELVNDGAYYACDFHLPVGSWANTQNTETAHAYAWHFLVSAWAPLWQHLSRGYFARGFWEEINAGNANTSNWLQGGGIDQFDKLHAVNSFESACEGVGARYVEDGEPHASAIWNPEGDMGDAEAWERVEPLPFLGRAVKPNTGGVGRRAGGAGFESMRTVKDVSRWLLYEMGNGYMTSDGGLFGGYPAASGYILNARNTDLEERFENGEEYPQHDLDPESGEFESKIDGEITRRPEGISTPKEFDDYDMYLNYLRGGSGLGDPLEREPEKVLEDIHDGYVLPRHAKDAYAVVVENVDDEAQHNSAVQGEWELDEEATERLREQRMQERTEKAQPVSEWYDEERERIRDEEGLIDDVKKTYVSSMRMSKQFATFFRRFWDLPAEFEFELSEKAQRSLDNRFDSGLRPMWDSPTLGHETWLDVEDEPYVPYTWTDRSIRDLPGPASTFRDRERAADDD
- a CDS encoding helix-turn-helix domain-containing protein, which gives rise to MLRIEFKIGLAGIPAQLFDIEEPVESVEIDNALPVAGDMVFLFLTASFDSEITESRLSNQLSDVKIVDVTRTELNQHMYYLSVMVGLSDASVLSLLTENRAIPHRIVGKNAHLEVVASVQDWTHLKHVATAIEDEHGSLELMGTTQTDRLGFPLGGNKIKQSLSGKLSSEQLEVLETAYQMGYFKVPQEVTAEEIANELDISRSTLSARLRRVEHNFCALLFGPQE